The DNA region CCTGACCGTGGAGATCGACCACGGGGCGACACGGGAACGCCGCGAGGCCGCCCAGGCCCAGCTCGACGCTCTCAACGGTGTCGCTCCTGTCGGGGAGATCGATCTGTGAGGCGCCTGCTCGCTCTCGCTGCCCTCTCCCTGGGGCTGGCCGCCGCCCAGGCACCCGGGGTCCTGATCATCCGCTTCCTCGACGTGGGCCAGGGGGATGCCGTGCTGATCACCTCCCCGGAGGGCAAGTCGATCCTGTACGACGGGGGACGCTCGGAGCCCCGGTTGCAGGCCCTGCTCCGCCAGTACGACGTCCAGAGCCTGGACCTGGTGGCGGCAAGCCACGCAGACGCGGACCATATCACCGGACTCATCCCCGCCGTGACGCTGTTCAGGCCCCGTTTCTTCCTGAACAACGGCGTGGCAGGCACGACGAGGGTCTGGGACAGGCTGACGGCGGCCGTGCGGAAGGCGGGGACGCAGGGCCTCCTCGCCCGGGATCAGGTCATCAACCTCGGGAGCGTGAGGATCACCGTGTTGCCGCCCCCTCCCGGAATGCCCAGGGACGAACAGAACCTCAACAGCGTCGGTCTGCTGGTGCAATACGGGACGTTCCGGGCCCTGATGACGGGGGACAGTGAAATCCCGGAGACGATGGCCTGGCTGAAAAAATATCCAGCCAGCGCCCTGGGGCCGGTGGACGTTTACAAAAGCATCCACCATGGCGCAGCTAACGGTGACAACCCGGCGTGGTTGAAGGCGGTGCGGCCCCAGAACGTCGTGATCGGAGTCGGGCCGAACAACTACGGACACCCGACCCAGCAGGCCCTGTCGCTCTACCGACAGGTCGGGGCGACGGTTTACCGCACCGACCAGCAGGGGACCGTGACCGTGGTGGTGCAACCCGGCGGGAAGTTCGCCATCACCACCGAAAAAGGGGGCGCGGTTCCTGCCAATCGGGGCGCTGTCCCTGGACCGGCCACCCCGGTCCCTGTTCCCTCTCCTGCCACCCCGGTCTATTCCAGTTGTGCCCAGGCTCGGGCGGCGGGGGCGGCACCGTTGC from Deinococcus aetherius includes:
- a CDS encoding excalibur calcium-binding domain-containing protein; its protein translation is MRRLLALAALSLGLAAAQAPGVLIIRFLDVGQGDAVLITSPEGKSILYDGGRSEPRLQALLRQYDVQSLDLVAASHADADHITGLIPAVTLFRPRFFLNNGVAGTTRVWDRLTAAVRKAGTQGLLARDQVINLGSVRITVLPPPPGMPRDEQNLNSVGLLVQYGTFRALMTGDSEIPETMAWLKKYPASALGPVDVYKSIHHGAANGDNPAWLKAVRPQNVVIGVGPNNYGHPTQQALSLYRQVGATVYRTDQQGTVTVVVQPGGKFAITTEKGGAVPANRGAVPGPATPVPVPSPATPVYSSCAQARAAGAAPLRRGQPGYNPALDRDGDGVACE